The Paenibacillus sp. RUD330 genome has a segment encoding these proteins:
- a CDS encoding TIGR00730 family Rossman fold protein: MKAIAVFCGSRMGAKPAYARGASRLGSELARRGITLVYGGASVGIMGVLADSVLQAGGKVVGVIPTMLEEREISHRGLTELIVVGSMHERKLAMSELADGFIAMPGGPGTMEELFEIFTWGQLGLHGKPIGLLNVDGYYDGLISFFGHMNREQFLQDKYMSMALSDTDPASLLDQFASYTPPEVKTYIKKSQT, encoded by the coding sequence TTGAAAGCAATCGCGGTCTTTTGCGGATCCAGAATGGGCGCCAAGCCGGCCTATGCCCGAGGAGCGTCCAGACTCGGCTCGGAGCTGGCGCGGAGGGGAATCACCCTCGTCTATGGCGGGGCAAGCGTCGGCATCATGGGAGTGCTCGCCGATTCCGTTCTGCAGGCGGGAGGCAAGGTCGTCGGCGTCATTCCAACGATGCTGGAGGAAAGGGAGATTTCCCATCGCGGACTCACCGAACTGATCGTGGTCGGTTCCATGCATGAAAGAAAGCTGGCCATGTCCGAGCTCGCGGACGGATTCATCGCGATGCCCGGCGGCCCGGGCACGATGGAGGAGCTGTTCGAGATCTTCACCTGGGGACAGCTCGGCCTGCACGGCAAGCCGATCGGCTTGCTCAACGTGGACGGCTACTACGACGGGCTGATCTCCTTCTTCGGCCATATGAACAGGGAGCAGTTCCTTCAGGACAAATACATGTCGATGGCGCTGTCGGACACCGACCCGGCCTCGCTGCTGGACCAATTCGCCTCGTATACGCCTCCGGAGGTCAAGACGTACATCAAGAAAAGCCAGACATAA
- the arsC gene encoding arsenate reductase (thioredoxin), whose protein sequence is MNAKPMVYFLCTGNSCRSQIADGYLRAEGRGRFDVRSAGLEAHGLNPRAVQVMKEAGIDISGHSSDVIDLDLLNAADYVITLCGHADEHCPAISNRDVIKWHWGFEDPAKATGTEEEIMAKFREVRDAIHARIAEFVREWNAAGEEPSFRP, encoded by the coding sequence ATGAACGCTAAACCGATGGTATATTTCTTATGTACAGGCAACTCCTGCCGCAGCCAGATCGCCGACGGCTATCTCAGGGCGGAAGGGCGTGGACGGTTCGACGTCAGAAGCGCGGGCTTGGAAGCCCACGGCTTGAATCCCCGCGCCGTGCAGGTGATGAAGGAAGCCGGGATCGATATAAGCGGGCACAGCTCGGATGTGATCGATCTCGATTTGCTGAACGCCGCCGATTATGTCATCACCCTCTGCGGGCATGCAGACGAGCATTGCCCGGCCATATCCAATCGTGACGTCATCAAGTGGCACTGGGGGTTCGAGGATCCCGCCAAGGCGACAGGCACGGAAGAGGAGATCATGGCGAAGTTCCGCGAGGTGCGGGATGCCATTCATGCTCGAATCGCCGAGTTTGTACGGGAATGGAACGCGGCCGGCGAGGAGCCGTCCTTCCGCCCGTAA
- a CDS encoding aldo/keto reductase: MEYVKLGRSGLDVSKLCLGCMSFGVPERGNTPWSLNEEESRAIIKKALELGINFFSTANMYSDGTSEEIVGRALKDFARRDEVVIATKVFVPMRPGPNGMGLSRKAIMTEIDNSLKRLGTDYVDLYQIHRWDNNTPVEETMESLHELIKAGKVRYIGASSMLAWQFAKAQHVAERNGWTRFISMENRLNLLYREEEREMLPLCKDEGVGVTPYLPLAAGRLTRDWNERTSRSENDKIAKALFSRTEDADRKVAERAAEVAANRGIPRAQIALAWLLQKEEVAAPIIGSTKISHLEDALSALSVKLTPEEIASLEELYIPHPVV; the protein is encoded by the coding sequence TTGGAATATGTAAAACTTGGCCGATCTGGTTTGGATGTTTCAAAACTATGCCTGGGATGCATGAGCTTCGGAGTACCTGAGCGCGGCAACACCCCATGGTCGCTGAATGAAGAGGAAAGCAGAGCGATCATTAAAAAAGCACTCGAATTGGGCATCAATTTTTTCAGTACCGCCAATATGTATTCCGACGGAACAAGTGAAGAAATTGTCGGACGTGCATTAAAGGACTTTGCTCGTCGGGACGAAGTCGTCATTGCCACAAAGGTATTCGTTCCGATGCGCCCAGGTCCGAATGGCATGGGACTTTCCCGTAAAGCCATCATGACCGAAATTGATAACAGTCTAAAACGGCTCGGAACGGACTACGTAGATTTGTACCAGATCCATCGTTGGGATAATAATACGCCGGTTGAAGAGACGATGGAGTCACTTCACGAGTTAATTAAGGCAGGCAAGGTAAGGTACATCGGAGCATCTTCCATGTTGGCATGGCAGTTCGCGAAAGCTCAGCACGTCGCCGAACGCAACGGCTGGACTCGGTTCATCTCCATGGAGAATAGGCTCAACTTACTCTATAGGGAAGAAGAAAGGGAAATGCTCCCCCTTTGCAAAGATGAGGGAGTTGGCGTCACTCCATATTTGCCTCTGGCTGCAGGTCGGTTAACCCGAGATTGGAATGAGCGGACCTCGCGATCAGAGAATGACAAGATAGCAAAGGCGTTGTTTTCAAGAACGGAAGACGCTGATCGCAAGGTTGCGGAAAGAGCTGCGGAAGTTGCCGCTAACCGAGGCATTCCACGCGCACAAATTGCTCTTGCATGGTTGTTGCAAAAGGAAGAGGTCGCGGCACCGATTATCGGGTCAACCAAGATAAGCCATCTTGAAGATGCGTTGTCGGCGTTGTCGGTGAAATTGACACCCGAAGAAATTGCGAGTTTAGAAGAACTTTATATACCGCATCCAGTGGTATAA
- a CDS encoding MarR family transcriptional regulator — MEKNELNEEEMRIWTMWKGSFKNIFGRVVKDMSEHTGLSEGDFGVLDRLIHYGNGELRQQELADSMGWTKSRLSHHLTRMEKRGLVVRKPLDTDRGIQVIITSAGKSALDDARPIVAKAIRNHFLDQLTDQDIESITKLAERTKTR, encoded by the coding sequence ATGGAAAAGAACGAGCTGAACGAAGAGGAAATGCGAATATGGACTATGTGGAAAGGTTCCTTTAAGAACATTTTCGGTCGCGTAGTCAAAGACATGTCCGAGCATACAGGACTATCAGAGGGCGATTTTGGAGTATTAGATCGGTTAATCCATTATGGGAACGGTGAGCTGCGTCAGCAGGAATTAGCCGACTCGATGGGATGGACGAAGAGTCGTTTGTCACATCATCTAACGCGGATGGAAAAGCGTGGACTCGTTGTGAGGAAACCATTAGACACAGATCGTGGTATTCAAGTCATCATCACTTCCGCTGGAAAATCAGCATTGGATGATGCCCGTCCCATAGTCGCAAAGGCAATACGCAACCATTTCCTTGATCAATTAACCGATCAAGACATTGAGTCGATTACTAAGCTAGCGGAAAGAACAAAAACAAGGTGA
- a CDS encoding SDR family oxidoreductase, whose product MQDKPVALVTGANKGIGLQIAKDLAAHGFTVLVGSRNLEKGKTAAKNVGADARPLQLDVTNRDSIAAAAERIRSELGRLDVLVNNAGISHAGKPGRPLEEVGKSGRPSVASLDEVRAVFETNVFGVIAVTQAMLPLLREAPSARIVNVSSGSGSLTLNADSTNSHREMFGAVYSPSKTALNAITLAFAIELEPTGIKVNAACPGFTATDLNNFEGTGTVQQAARHPVHLALLDENGPTGTFSNERRQLPW is encoded by the coding sequence ATGCAGGACAAACCCGTCGCCTTGGTCACCGGGGCCAACAAAGGAATCGGTCTTCAAATCGCGAAGGATCTCGCGGCGCACGGCTTCACCGTGCTCGTCGGGTCGCGCAATCTCGAGAAAGGAAAGACGGCCGCGAAGAACGTTGGAGCGGATGCCCGCCCCCTCCAGCTCGACGTCACGAATCGGGATTCCATCGCCGCTGCGGCAGAGCGCATCCGCAGCGAGCTTGGCCGTCTCGATGTGCTCGTCAACAATGCGGGCATATCTCACGCGGGTAAGCCGGGCAGGCCGCTCGAGGAGGTCGGGAAGTCGGGCCGTCCAAGCGTCGCGTCTCTCGACGAGGTGCGTGCGGTGTTCGAGACAAACGTGTTCGGCGTCATCGCCGTCACGCAAGCGATGCTGCCGCTCCTTCGTGAAGCTCCGTCGGCACGCATCGTCAACGTATCGAGCGGCTCGGGCTCGCTGACGTTGAACGCGGACTCGACCAATTCGCATCGCGAGATGTTCGGCGCCGTTTACAGCCCGTCGAAGACTGCCCTCAACGCGATCACGCTCGCCTTCGCCATCGAACTCGAGCCGACAGGCATCAAGGTCAATGCCGCATGCCCGGGCTTCACCGCGACGGACCTCAACAACTTCGAGGGTACGGGCACCGTCCAACAGGCCGCGCGTCATCCCGTGCACCTTGCGCTCCTCGACGAGAACGGTCCTACGGGCACATTCTCGAATGAGAGACGCCAACTCCCGTGGTGA
- a CDS encoding DUF2785 domain-containing protein, giving the protein MNDTRTQLRHKLQRVEKENYQLREGESREELIAQMLRFIGDPDPELRDGLIYPTFYVWMTEERLTEEEWRCLLQQLADENHLFHHIGSDGDQTVFTRTFSVLPLALIARRHSRKPFLDRAGYELLKHSLLRYYREEKDLRGLLPEEGWAHSAAHGADALKELVQCPESDAAVQRDVLAAIQGMLQNGSHIFGEEEDERIASILDAMIGNGRLSQAELADWITGLSTCLDWPRSRAQAVARVNGKNLLRSLYFRRGQEGGGNALAAAILEAEAGLNRFAVADRQRQTS; this is encoded by the coding sequence ATGAACGATACGAGGACGCAGCTCAGACATAAACTGCAAAGAGTAGAAAAGGAAAACTATCAGCTTCGCGAAGGGGAAAGCAGGGAGGAGCTTATCGCTCAGATGCTGCGGTTCATCGGCGATCCCGATCCGGAATTGCGGGATGGACTCATCTATCCGACCTTTTATGTCTGGATGACGGAGGAGAGACTGACCGAAGAAGAATGGCGCTGCCTTCTCCAGCAGCTTGCCGACGAGAATCATTTGTTCCACCATATCGGCAGCGATGGCGACCAGACGGTTTTTACCAGGACCTTCTCCGTATTGCCGCTGGCCTTGATCGCGAGGCGCCATAGTCGGAAGCCTTTCCTGGACCGGGCCGGTTATGAGCTGCTGAAGCATTCGCTGCTCCGCTATTACCGGGAAGAAAAGGATCTCCGCGGGCTGCTTCCTGAAGAAGGCTGGGCGCACAGTGCGGCGCATGGAGCGGATGCGCTGAAGGAGCTGGTCCAGTGCCCGGAAAGCGATGCTGCGGTACAGCGCGACGTGCTTGCCGCGATTCAAGGCATGCTGCAGAACGGAAGCCATATTTTCGGCGAGGAAGAGGATGAACGCATCGCAAGCATCCTGGACGCCATGATCGGCAATGGGCGGCTTTCTCAGGCGGAGCTCGCGGATTGGATAACCGGATTGTCGACCTGCCTGGACTGGCCGCGCAGCCGGGCGCAGGCTGTCGCCCGTGTGAACGGCAAGAACCTTCTTCGCTCTCTGTACTTCAGAAGAGGACAGGAGGGGGGCGGAAATGCTCTTGCCGCCGCAATTCTGGAAGCTGAAGCCGGCCTGAACAGATTTGCCGTCGCGGACAGGCAGCGGCAAACTTCCTGA
- a CDS encoding alpha/beta hydrolase — protein MVEGIRGSYHSAGGRKLFFTYSRTTKPSVIFISGMGDSSDAWEKIQTLVSQKASTLSYDRSGVGRSEAAPPVPRTCLDLVEELSELLLAGFVDPPFLLVGHSFGGLVARLFASVHPQLVCGLVLVDAATEYKELAYDRVLPPQLKAANRDYYENPRLNSENIDKARSYEQVSGHSGQSDIPLAILTRGLPEQSDGNWPVQELLKIEQRLQADFQRLSKASKLRIAGRSRHYIHVDEPELVVEEIESMIKGMKR, from the coding sequence ATGGTGGAGGGCATAAGGGGAAGTTATCATTCAGCCGGCGGCCGAAAGCTGTTCTTCACTTATTCGCGCACGACAAAGCCCAGCGTGATCTTTATCTCGGGTATGGGCGACAGCTCCGATGCTTGGGAGAAGATTCAAACCCTAGTATCGCAGAAAGCATCGACTTTGTCTTACGACCGTTCGGGCGTGGGGAGAAGCGAAGCCGCTCCGCCTGTCCCGAGAACCTGTCTGGATCTGGTCGAGGAACTGTCCGAATTGCTGCTGGCGGGATTTGTCGATCCCCCCTTCCTATTGGTCGGCCATTCCTTTGGCGGGCTGGTGGCCAGATTGTTTGCAAGCGTTCATCCGCAGCTTGTCTGCGGCCTTGTCCTGGTCGATGCCGCAACCGAATACAAAGAGCTGGCCTATGACAGGGTACTCCCTCCCCAACTGAAGGCGGCAAACAGGGACTACTATGAAAATCCTCGGCTCAACAGCGAAAACATCGACAAAGCGCGCAGCTATGAGCAAGTATCCGGCCATTCGGGGCAAAGCGATATTCCTCTCGCCATCCTAACGAGAGGCTTGCCTGAACAAAGCGACGGGAATTGGCCCGTCCAGGAACTGCTGAAGATCGAGCAGAGGCTGCAAGCCGATTTTCAGCGGCTGTCGAAGGCGAGCAAGCTGCGGATCGCCGGTCGGAGCCGCCATTATATTCATGTGGATGAGCCGGAGCTTGTGGTGGAAGAGATCGAAAGCATGATAAAGGGGATGAAGAGATGA
- a CDS encoding arsenic transporter: MAITAAILFATTLVFVIWQPKGLGIGWPAAGGAILALLFQVVTLEDVADVTGIVWNATLAFVAIILISLALDEIGLFEWSALHMARLAGGSSLLMFIYMILLGAAVSALFANDGAALIMTPIVLAVVRALRFDERMVLPFVMASGFIADTASLPLVVSNLVNIVSADFFGISFDEYASRMIVPALFSIAASLLVLYLFYRKSISGSYTVGELKNPWDAIKDPRLFKTAWVVLAALPVTYFASGWLHIPVSIPAGAIALLFLAAVRRSPEMDVRKLVKGAPWSIVIFSIGMYVVVYGLRNAGLMDSLTSLFEAIGRQGLLMTSIAAGFIAAVLSSVMNNLPTVMIDALAIQATRTSGVIREAMIYANVIGSNLGPKITPIGSLATLLWLHVLSRKGLRIGWGYYFKTGIALTVPTLLITLVGLYLWLSFLSLNLIHVWLANAGAVLIFVAFGWLLIARSKSKRKGEIPSYER, encoded by the coding sequence ATGGCAATCACGGCAGCAATTTTATTTGCAACTACGCTTGTATTCGTTATTTGGCAGCCCAAAGGGCTCGGCATCGGCTGGCCGGCAGCCGGGGGAGCGATCCTTGCCCTGCTCTTTCAAGTCGTTACCCTGGAGGATGTCGCGGATGTGACGGGGATCGTATGGAACGCGACGCTGGCTTTCGTCGCCATCATCCTGATCTCGCTGGCTTTGGACGAGATCGGCCTTTTTGAATGGTCCGCCCTTCACATGGCGCGGCTCGCCGGCGGAAGCAGCCTGCTCATGTTCATCTATATGATTCTGCTGGGGGCGGCCGTATCGGCTCTGTTCGCCAACGACGGAGCCGCGCTCATCATGACTCCGATCGTGCTGGCGGTGGTGCGCGCGCTCCGGTTCGACGAGCGGATGGTCCTGCCTTTCGTCATGGCGAGCGGCTTCATTGCGGACACCGCATCCTTGCCGCTTGTCGTCAGCAATCTCGTCAATATCGTCTCCGCCGATTTTTTCGGCATCTCTTTTGACGAATACGCCAGCCGAATGATCGTCCCCGCGCTATTCTCCATAGCGGCCAGCCTGCTCGTGCTGTACCTGTTCTACCGGAAAAGCATCTCCGGCAGCTACACGGTCGGCGAGCTGAAAAATCCGTGGGACGCCATCAAGGATCCCCGGCTGTTCAAGACAGCCTGGGTGGTGCTGGCGGCTCTACCGGTCACGTACTTCGCCAGCGGCTGGCTGCATATTCCGGTTTCCATTCCGGCAGGGGCGATCGCGCTCCTGTTCCTGGCAGCCGTACGTAGAAGCCCGGAGATGGATGTCCGGAAGCTGGTCAAAGGCGCTCCGTGGTCGATCGTCATCTTTTCAATCGGGATGTACGTCGTCGTATACGGCCTTCGGAATGCAGGGCTGATGGACTCGCTGACTTCCCTGTTCGAAGCCATCGGCCGGCAAGGCTTGCTGATGACGAGCATAGCTGCAGGGTTCATCGCAGCGGTGCTGTCCTCCGTCATGAACAATCTTCCTACCGTCATGATCGATGCGCTGGCGATCCAGGCGACGAGGACTAGCGGCGTCATTCGGGAAGCGATGATCTATGCCAACGTCATCGGCTCCAATCTCGGACCGAAGATCACGCCGATCGGCTCGCTGGCGACTCTGCTGTGGCTGCATGTGCTGTCCCGCAAAGGCTTGCGCATCGGCTGGGGGTATTATTTCAAAACGGGAATCGCGCTTACGGTTCCGACGCTGCTGATTACTCTGGTCGGGCTCTATTTGTGGCTCTCATTCCTGTCTTTGAATCTCATTCACGTCTGGCTTGCGAATGCGGGCGCTGTTCTAATCTTTGTTGCCTTCGGCTGGCTGCTGATTGCAAGGTCAAAATCGAAAAGAAAAGGGGAGATCCCGTCTTATGAACGCTAA